The stretch of DNA CGGCCTCGGGCCAGGAGAGCTTGTCCTGCAGCAGGACCGGACGGTCGGGGCGGCTGCGGGCGATCCGCCGGCGGATCCTCTTCAGGCGCCGCTCCGACCAGTGCAGCGCCCCGGCGAGGTAGTTCAGGGTGGCATCGAGCCGCTCCACCCGTTCCGGGATCAGCTCCAGCCGGTAGCCCGGCCGGTTGTCGGCCAGCACCACACCGTTGCGGTCGAGGATACGGCCGCGCACCGGCAGCTCGGGCAGGATGTCCATGCGGTTGCGATCCGATTCGAGCAACAGGCCGGCATGCTGCATCCACTGCAGATAGAGCAGTCGCCCGCAGAGCAGCAGCAGCAACAGCGCCATCGCGCCGGCGGCGACCCACAGCCGGAGGATGAAGCCCTTGCGCAGCCGGCGTTGCTCCTGTGGCGGTTTCATCGGATGATGGAATGGCAAAAAAGTCCCTCCATGGACTTTTTGCTTGACGGGAATCGAAGGGCGCGCTCTTCGATTCCCTTACAAATCCATCGCTTGCTTACGCAAGCTCTTGATTTGCGCGGCCCTCCATGGCCGCGATGATGGTTTCTTGCGAAACCATCATTCGATGGCGTCGGGCGCCGGAGAGGGCGGTGGCGCCCCCCGTTGCCCGGTGTGCTCCCGGTCGCGGATTCCGTGCCATAGGGGAATGGCGAAGAGCAGCGACAGGGCGATGGCGCGCGGGGACCATCCCTCCGCGGCCAGGGGCGTGGCGGCCACGATCACCATGAGTAGCCGCTGGGGCAGGGCGGGGCCGCTCTGCCGGTCGATGTACAGCACCAGGAGCAGCCCGATCGCGACGGCGGGAAGGAGGAGGGGGCGCGCTTCCTGGTAGAGCAGCAGATCGTGGAGCAGCAGCAGGGGGAGTGCCCACAGCCAGTGGTGGCGGCGGGCGGCGAGGGCGGCGACCGCCACCGCCCAGCCCCAATCGGGGACGACGATCGTCGGCGGGGTGATCAGATTGAGCAGGATACCGGCCAGCGCCGGCAGCGCCGGGAGGAGGGGGGTCATGGCGGCGGGGTGCGGCCTGTGGAGCGCGGAGGCGGGGCGATGCGGTGGGCGACGGCCAGCCAGCGGTGGGACGGCCAGCGACCCGTCGGTCGGGCACGGATGTCGATGAACATGGAGCCGGGAATCGGGCGCACGGAGGTGATGCGTGCCGCCGGGATCCCCGAGGGGAGCAGGTCGCCTGCGCCGCTGGTGTAGAGCAGTTCCCCGACGGCGGGTTGCTGCGTCCGGTCGGCCAGCTCGACGTGCAGGGCGTCGCGGTCGCCGCGCAGCAGGGCGTGCAGCCTCCCGCTCCGGTCGGTCACCGGAACGGCCAGCGATCCATCGAGGATGGTGCGTACCACGGCGAAGCCCGCATGGGCCTCGCTCACCAGCCCGACCAGTCCGTCGGAGGTGACCACGGTGTCGTCGACGGCCACTCCCCTGGCGTCGATCAGCAGGCGACGATGGGATGCGTCGGGGGAGTAGGCCAGGGCGTGGGCGGTGATCCAGCGGTACCCGTCGAGCGGGGGGAGCGCCAGCAGCCGGCGCAGCGCCCGGTTTTCCTGCCGCAGGTGGTGCAGCTCCCCCATCAGCGCGGCACGTTGTCGCTGCGCTTCGCGGCTGCGCTGCAGCAGTACGATCAGCCGCTCCTGGCGCTGCCACCATAGGTGGAGCCGTTCGACCAGCCGTATCGGTTGTTGCAGGGCGTCGACCAGCGGTGCGATCCGCAGCAGCAGCGCTCCCTGCGGCAGGAGGTGGTAGAGCAGCAGCAGGGTGAGGAGGATGCCTGCGGGCAGAAGGGGGTGGAGCCGCCTCATGGGGTGGCGCTCCGCATCGCGCCGACAAGGCTGTTCACGGGCTGCGGATCAGGGCGGAGCGATCTTCCGGCGCCGGCCTTCTGCGGGCTTGTCATGCGGCAGGATCAGGCGGCGCTGCCGCGCCTCACTCGTCGTAGAGCACCCCTTTCATTCGGTCGAGCTCCTCCAGCACCATGCCGCTGCCGAGCACCACACAGTTGAGCGGTTCGTCGGCGACGGTCACCGGCAAGCCCGTCTCCTCGCGCAGCAGCTGGTCGAGCCCGCGCAGCAACGCCCCGCCGCCGGTGAGCATGATCCCCTGGTCGACGATGTCTGCGGCCAGCTCCGGAGGGGTCCGCTCCAGGCAGACCCGTACCCCCTCGACGATGGCGTTGACCGGCTCGCTGATCGCCTCCAGCACCTCGCTGTCGTCGAGCAGGAGGTTTTTCGGCACACCGTTGATCAAATCGCGCCCCTTGACCTCGACCTGCCGCCGCTCCTCCATCGGATAGGCGCTGCCGATCTCGATCTTCAGCTTCTCCGCGGTCGACTGGCCGATCAGCAGGCTGTATTTGCGCCGCAGGTGGTTGACGATGGCGTCGTCCATCTTGTCGCCCCCCACCCGCACCGAGCGTGAGTAGACGATCCCGCCGTAGCTGATCACCGCGATCTCGCTGGTGCCGCCGCCGATGTCGACCACCAGCGAGCCGGAGGCCTCGGTCACCGGCAGGCCGGCGCCGATGGAGGCGGCCATCGGCTCCTCGATCAGGAAGACCTCGCGCGCGCCGGCGGAGAGCGCCGACTCGCGGATGGCGCGCCGTTCCACCTGGGTCGAACCGTAGGGGATGCAGATGACGATGCGCGGGGCGATCCCCCAGCTACGCTTGTGCACCTTGCGCAGGAACTGCTTGAGCATCTCCTCGGTGACCACGAAATCGGCGATCACGCCATCCTTGAGCGGGCGGATCGCCTCGATCGACGCCGGGGTGCGGCCGAGCATCTGCTTGGCGTCGGCGCCGACCGCCAGCACCTTGCGCGGATGGCGGGCGTCGCCGTTGTGTACGGCGACCACCGAGGGTTCGTTGAGCACGATGCCTTCGCCGCGGACGTAGATCAGCGTGTTGGCGGTGCCCAGATCGATGGAGATGTCGCGGGAGAAGAAGCCGAAAAGGGATTGGAGCATACGGCCCTCGAGCGTGGTGGTGGGATCGTACCGTGCTGCACGGGACGGGGCGAGGTTAGTTTCTCTCCCTGTGTTGTAAAGCGCCCGGCGGCGCGCTTTTTGACAATGCGGGCGGTTGTTTCAGCCTTGGCCCGATGCGGACGATCTCCCACCGGTGGCCGGGTGGATCCCCGGGCGGATCCTCGTGTCGCGCCGTGTGGCGGGCGGCGATGCTGTTCCTGCTCTGCTGGCTGGGCGGCTGCGCCACCGCGCAGAACCAGTACGATCCGCTCGAGCCGGTCAATCGGCTCTCCGACAGGTTCAACACGGTGATCGACAAGCTCACCCTGGAGCCGACCGCACGCGGGTACGGCCGGGTGACGCCCGGGCCGATCCGCACCATCGTGAGCAACTTCTTCGACAACAGCACCTACATGAACGTGGTGCTCAACGACTTCCTGCAGGGCAAGGGGAGGCAGGGGGGCGCCGACCTTCTCCGCTTCCTGGTCAACACCACCCTGGGGGTGGGCGGGCTGTTCGATCCGGCCAGCGGGATCGGTCTGGTCAAGCACGACGAGGATCTGGGGCAGACGTTGGCCGTCTGGGGGGTGCCGCAGGGTGGCTATATCGTCTACCCCTTCTTCGGCCCCAATTCCTACCGCAACACGCCCGATTTCATCACCGCCACCGCCACCGACGTGCTCTTCTGGCTTTCGCTCTACGCCGCGCCGTCGGTGACCGTGCCGCTGACCGTGCTCAAGGCGATCGACAAGCGCTATCGGCTGTTCGAGGCGGCCAACCTGCGTGACGAGATGGCGCTTGATCCCTACATCTTCACCCGCGAGGCGTGGCGCCAGCATCGCGAATACCTGATCTACGACGGCGCACCGCCGCACCGGCCCGCCCGGGACGACTGGGAGGAGGACGACTGGGAGGAGGATGGCGGCGACGGCTGACCGCCCGCCACCGCCCCGACGGCGGGCGGGTTAACCCTCTGATGCAGGCAGCATGCGCACGCCGCCGCGGTCGGCGCTGGTGGTCATCGCCGCATAGGCGAGCAGCGACTTGGAGACCACACGATCGCGTGCCAGCGGCCGCCAGGCGTCCGCCCCCTTCGCCTCCATCGCGCGGCGGCGGGCGGCGAGCGTGGCGTCGTCGACCATCAGCGTGATCGTCCGTTGCGGGATGTCGATGGCGATGGTGTCGCCCTCCTCGATCAGGGCGATGGCCCCTCCTTCGGCCGCCTCCGGCGAGATGTGGCCGATCGACAACCCGGAGGTGCCGCCGGAGAAGCGGCCGTCGGTGATCAGCGCGCACGCCTTGCCCAACCCCTTCGATTTGAGGTAGCTGGTCGGGTAGAGCATCTCCTGCATCCCCGGCCCGCCGCGCGGCCCCTCGTAGCGGATCACCACCACGTCGCCGGCGACGATCTCATTGCCCAGGATCGCTTCCACCGCCGCCTCCTGGCTTTCGAAGATGCGTGCCCGGCCGGTGAAGGTGAGGATCGAAGGGTCGACGCCGGCGGTTTTGACGATGCAGCCGCGCTCGGCGATATTGCCGTAGAGCACGGCCAGCCCCCCATCCTGCGAATAGGCGTGCTCGCGGTCGCGGATGCAGCCGCCCGTACGGTCGAGATCGAGCGTCTCGTAGCGCGCATCCTGCGAGAAGGGTTCCAGATTGGGGCGGTTGCCGGGGGCGGCGCGGTAGAAGCGCTTCGCCTCCGCATCGCCATGGGTCACATCCCACTTGCGCAGCCCCTCGGCCAGCGGCCCGGAGACCGTCTCCACATCGCGATGCAGCAGGCCGGCGCGGTCCAGCTCGCCCAGGATGGCGTAGACGCCACCGGCGCGGTGGACATCCTCCAGGTGGTAGAGTCGGGTGGAGGGGGCGACCTTGCACAGGTTGGGTACCCGGCGGGAGAGACGGTCGATGTCGGCCATGGTGAAGTCGACCCCCGCCTCCTGGGCGATGGCCAGCAGATGGAGCACGGTGTTGGTCGAGCCGCCCATGGCGATGTCGAGCATCATCGCGTTCTCGAACGCCTCCTTGCTGCCGATGGAGCGCGGCAGGTGCGATGGATCCTCCCGTTCGTACCACGCCTTGGCATTAGCCACGATCTGGCGCGCCGCGCGCAGGAAGAGTTCTCTGCGGTCGGCATGGGTGGCTACCAGCGTGCCGTTGCCCGGCAGCGCCAGCCCCAGCGCCTCGGCCAGGCAGTTCATCGAGTTGGCGGTGAACATGCCCGAGCAGGAGCCGCAGGTCGGGCAGGCGGCGCGCTCCACGGCGGCCACCGTGGCGTCGTCCACCCGGTCGTCCCCGGCGACGATCATGGCATCGATCAGATCGAACTTCCGCTCCTCGCCGTCGATGGTCGCCTTGCCCGCCTCCATCGGCCCGCCGGAGACGAAGATCGCCGGGATGTTGAGCCGCATCGCGGCCATCATCATCCCCGGGGTGATCTTGTCGCAGTTGGAGATGCACACCAGCGCATCGGCGCAGTGGGCGTTGCACATGTACTCGACCGAATCGGCGATGATCTCGCGGCTGGGCAGCGAGTAGAGCATGCCACCGTGGCCCATGGCGATGCCGTCGTCGATGGCGATGGTGTGGAACTCCTTGGCCACGCCGCCGGCTGCCTCGATCTCCCGCGCCACCATCTGGCCGAGATCCTTGAGGTGGACATGGCCGGGGACGAACTGGGTGAAGGAGTTGGCGATGGCGATGATCGGCTTGCCGAAATCCTCCTCCCTGGTGCCGGTGGCGCGCCACAGGGCGCGGGCGCCGGCCATGTTGCGGCCGTGGGTGGAGGTGCGGGAACGATAGGCGGGCATGGGCGGCTCCTTGGCTTATTGCTTGTTTGCGTGGATGGTCCCGACGGTCGAATCCAGAGACGGCAGCCTTGATCGGAACGCAACACGTCCCTCCATGGACGTTTTGCTTGACGGGGATCGAAGGGGGCGGTCTTCGATCCCCTCACCAATCCTTCGCTTGCGTCCGCAAGCTTCAGATTTGCGCGGTCAGGATACCGTCAAAGCGCGGCGTGCGACCCGTCGCAGAAGGGTGGATTCTTGCTCCGCTTGCACTGGCACAACGCCACGGTCTGCTTCTCGCTGATCTCGAACGGCTGCGGGGTGAAGCTGCTCCCCTGATGGGCGCCGTCGCAAAACGGCTGATTGGCCGACTTGCCGCAGCTGCACCAGTAGTAGGTGCCCGGCTCCAGCTCCATGACGGCCGGTTCCCTGGCCGCGATCACTGCTTCTTCACTCATGTTCAAACCCCCTGGATTGGCAGTTGGAAATCTCGGCCCGTCACCGACGGACGCCTTCGATGGAGAAGAACAGCCGCACCTCGTCGGAGACCGGACCGAGCTTGGGCGCAAACGGCATCTTGTAGTCGGCCAGGTGCAATACAGCGTGGCCCTCGAAACCACGGCGGAATCCGCCCCACGGATCCTTGCCCGCGCCGATCTGCTGCACTGCGATGTCCACCGGCTTGGTGATGCCGCGCAGGGTCAGCTTGCCGTGGATCACGCCGCGCCCACCACCGCGGTCCTCA from Zetaproteobacteria bacterium encodes:
- a CDS encoding rod shape-determining protein, with the translated sequence MLQSLFGFFSRDISIDLGTANTLIYVRGEGIVLNEPSVVAVHNGDARHPRKVLAVGADAKQMLGRTPASIEAIRPLKDGVIADFVVTEEMLKQFLRKVHKRSWGIAPRIVICIPYGSTQVERRAIRESALSAGAREVFLIEEPMAASIGAGLPVTEASGSLVVDIGGGTSEIAVISYGGIVYSRSVRVGGDKMDDAIVNHLRRKYSLLIGQSTAEKLKIEIGSAYPMEERRQVEVKGRDLINGVPKNLLLDDSEVLEAISEPVNAIVEGVRVCLERTPPELAADIVDQGIMLTGGGALLRGLDQLLREETGLPVTVADEPLNCVVLGSGMVLEELDRMKGVLYDE
- a CDS encoding CDGSH iron-sulfur domain-containing protein, whose protein sequence is MSEEAVIAAREPAVMELEPGTYYWCSCGKSANQPFCDGAHQGSSFTPQPFEISEKQTVALCQCKRSKNPPFCDGSHAAL
- a CDS encoding VacJ family lipoprotein, with the protein product MLFLLCWLGGCATAQNQYDPLEPVNRLSDRFNTVIDKLTLEPTARGYGRVTPGPIRTIVSNFFDNSTYMNVVLNDFLQGKGRQGGADLLRFLVNTTLGVGGLFDPASGIGLVKHDEDLGQTLAVWGVPQGGYIVYPFFGPNSYRNTPDFITATATDVLFWLSLYAAPSVTVPLTVLKAIDKRYRLFEAANLRDEMALDPYIFTREAWRQHREYLIYDGAPPHRPARDDWEEDDWEEDGGDG
- a CDS encoding rod shape-determining protein MreC; its protein translation is MRRLHPLLPAGILLTLLLLYHLLPQGALLLRIAPLVDALQQPIRLVERLHLWWQRQERLIVLLQRSREAQRQRAALMGELHHLRQENRALRRLLALPPLDGYRWITAHALAYSPDASHRRLLIDARGVAVDDTVVTSDGLVGLVSEAHAGFAVVRTILDGSLAVPVTDRSGRLHALLRGDRDALHVELADRTQQPAVGELLYTSGAGDLLPSGIPAARITSVRPIPGSMFIDIRARPTGRWPSHRWLAVAHRIAPPPRSTGRTPPP
- a CDS encoding dihydroxy-acid dehydratase, translated to MPAYRSRTSTHGRNMAGARALWRATGTREEDFGKPIIAIANSFTQFVPGHVHLKDLGQMVAREIEAAGGVAKEFHTIAIDDGIAMGHGGMLYSLPSREIIADSVEYMCNAHCADALVCISNCDKITPGMMMAAMRLNIPAIFVSGGPMEAGKATIDGEERKFDLIDAMIVAGDDRVDDATVAAVERAACPTCGSCSGMFTANSMNCLAEALGLALPGNGTLVATHADRRELFLRAARQIVANAKAWYEREDPSHLPRSIGSKEAFENAMMLDIAMGGSTNTVLHLLAIAQEAGVDFTMADIDRLSRRVPNLCKVAPSTRLYHLEDVHRAGGVYAILGELDRAGLLHRDVETVSGPLAEGLRKWDVTHGDAEAKRFYRAAPGNRPNLEPFSQDARYETLDLDRTGGCIRDREHAYSQDGGLAVLYGNIAERGCIVKTAGVDPSILTFTGRARIFESQEAAVEAILGNEIVAGDVVVIRYEGPRGGPGMQEMLYPTSYLKSKGLGKACALITDGRFSGGTSGLSIGHISPEAAEGGAIALIEEGDTIAIDIPQRTITLMVDDATLAARRRAMEAKGADAWRPLARDRVVSKSLLAYAAMTTSADRGGVRMLPASEG